From the genome of bacterium, one region includes:
- a CDS encoding glycine C-acetyltransferase, whose translation MYTNREIIEESLSQFRESGTFKHERIIVTPQSALIRLEDGSEVINFCANNYLGLSNSPVLVEAAKKALDTYGYGMSSVRFICGTLDIHKKLERRISEFTGAEDAVLYSSCFDANTGLFETVLSADDAVISDELNHASIIDGVRLCKAKRFVYRNNDMNNLEQCLRDASGCRIRLIATDGVFSMDGIVADLKGICELAEKYGALVMVDDSHATGVIGENGRGAPEACGVSGRIDIITGTFGKALGGASGGFTATRREIAQLLRQRSRPYLFSNTLCPAIAATTLTAIELLSESSELRDRLARNTALFRNGMSEAGFTVRGETHPIVPIMYGDAVLASRTAEALLGEGIYVIAFSYPVVPKDKARIRVQLSAAHSEEQVRQAIDAFIKVRS comes from the coding sequence ATGTACACGAACAGAGAAATTATCGAAGAATCGCTCAGTCAGTTCAGGGAAAGCGGGACATTCAAGCACGAACGCATCATTGTCACACCGCAGAGCGCCCTGATAAGGCTCGAGGACGGCTCCGAGGTGATCAACTTCTGCGCCAACAACTACCTGGGACTGTCAAACAGCCCGGTGCTTGTCGAGGCGGCGAAAAAAGCGCTCGACACCTACGGATACGGGATGAGCTCGGTCAGGTTTATCTGCGGCACCCTCGATATACACAAAAAACTCGAGCGCCGTATATCGGAATTCACCGGAGCGGAGGATGCGGTTCTCTATTCCTCGTGCTTCGACGCAAACACCGGCCTGTTTGAAACGGTGCTTTCCGCCGATGACGCGGTGATAAGCGATGAGCTCAACCACGCTTCCATCATTGACGGCGTCCGCCTGTGCAAGGCGAAACGCTTCGTATACCGTAACAACGACATGAATAATCTGGAGCAGTGTCTCCGTGATGCTTCCGGCTGCCGTATCAGACTCATCGCGACCGATGGTGTTTTCAGCATGGACGGGATTGTCGCCGACCTGAAAGGTATCTGCGAATTAGCCGAGAAATACGGCGCGCTGGTCATGGTGGACGATTCCCATGCAACGGGTGTCATCGGGGAGAACGGCCGGGGCGCACCGGAAGCCTGCGGCGTCTCGGGCCGTATCGACATCATAACCGGAACATTCGGCAAAGCGCTCGGCGGAGCATCGGGAGGATTTACCGCAACACGGCGTGAAATCGCGCAGCTCCTGCGCCAGCGGTCACGTCCCTATCTCTTTTCCAATACCCTCTGCCCGGCCATTGCCGCGACAACGCTCACGGCAATTGAGCTTCTGAGCGAATCCTCCGAGCTCAGAGACCGTCTCGCCCGCAACACGGCGCTTTTCAGGAACGGCATGAGCGAAGCGGGATTCACCGTTCGCGGCGAAACACATCCCATAGTCCCCATCATGTACGGCGATGCGGTGCTTGCTTCCCGGACTGCGGAAGCGCTTCTCGGGGAAGGCATCTATGTCATAGCTTTCAGCTATCCCGTGGTACCGAAGGATAAGGCGAGAATCAGGGTACAGCTTTCAGCCGCCCATTCGGAAGAGCAGGTCAGGCAGGCAATCGATGCTTTTATCAAGGTCAGATCGTAG